In Polynucleobacter sp. MWH-S4W17, a genomic segment contains:
- the clpA gene encoding ATP-dependent Clp protease ATP-binding subunit ClpA, translated as MIAQELEVSLHMAFVDARASRHEFITVEHLLAALLDNATAVEVLKACAVNIAELRAQLKNFINDNTPVVPGNDEVDTQPTLGFQRVIQRAIMHVQSTSNGKKEVTGANVLVAIFGEKDSHAVYFLQQQGVTRLDVVNFISHGVRKDQSEHVKPVEPSQETEESASSGKESPLEQYTQNLNVMARQGKIDPLIGRESEVERVIQVLCRRRKNNPLLVGEAGVGKTAIAEGLAWRIVKGDVPDILANATVYSLDMGALLAGTKYRGDFEQRLKSVLKSLKDHTHGVLFIDEIHTLIGAGAASGGTLDASNLLKPALSNGQLKCIGATTFTEYRGIFEKDAALSRRFQKVDVVEPTVDQTVQILRGLKSRFEEHHSVKYAAGALVAAAELSARYINDRHLPDKAIDVIDEAGAAQRILPKSKQKKTIGRPEIEEIVAKIARIPPQSVTVDDRSKLQTLDRDIKSVVFGQDPAIEALASAIKMTRAGLGKIDRPIGSFLFSGPTGVGKTEVAKQLAYILGIELLRFDMSEYMERHAVSRLIGAPPGYVGFDQGGLLTEAVNKKPHCVLLLDEIEKAHPDIFNILLQVMDHGTLTDNNGRKTDFRNVIIIMTTNAGAEAMQKSTIGFTNARESGDEMADIKKFFTPEFRNRLDAIVSFKALDESIIMRVVDKFLMQLEEQLHEKKVDATFSPALRAHLAKHGFDPLMGARPMQRIIQDTVRKALADELLFGKLAQGGHVDVDIDADGKVLLNFDAPVLPGKRSKADVAPAEEI; from the coding sequence ATGATTGCCCAAGAATTAGAAGTGAGTTTGCACATGGCGTTTGTTGACGCAAGGGCATCGCGACATGAGTTCATTACGGTCGAGCATTTGCTTGCGGCCTTGTTAGATAACGCTACTGCGGTAGAGGTCTTAAAGGCATGCGCAGTCAATATCGCGGAGCTACGCGCTCAACTCAAAAACTTTATTAACGACAACACACCTGTAGTACCAGGGAATGATGAGGTTGATACGCAGCCCACGCTGGGATTTCAGCGTGTGATTCAACGCGCCATCATGCACGTGCAGTCAACATCAAATGGCAAGAAAGAGGTGACCGGCGCAAATGTGCTAGTTGCTATCTTCGGTGAAAAGGATTCGCATGCGGTTTATTTCTTGCAACAGCAGGGCGTTACCCGTTTAGATGTCGTGAACTTCATCAGTCATGGTGTGCGTAAAGATCAGTCAGAGCATGTAAAGCCCGTTGAGCCTTCGCAGGAGACTGAGGAATCTGCATCTTCTGGTAAAGAAAGCCCTCTTGAGCAATACACCCAGAACCTCAATGTGATGGCCCGTCAAGGCAAGATTGACCCATTAATTGGGCGCGAGAGCGAGGTAGAGCGCGTGATTCAAGTGCTCTGCCGTCGTCGCAAAAATAATCCGCTATTGGTGGGCGAGGCTGGCGTAGGTAAGACAGCAATTGCTGAGGGCTTAGCCTGGAGAATTGTGAAGGGCGACGTGCCGGATATTTTGGCTAACGCGACTGTTTACTCTTTAGACATGGGTGCTCTTTTAGCGGGCACTAAATACCGTGGTGATTTTGAGCAACGCTTGAAGAGTGTTCTCAAGTCACTCAAAGATCACACTCATGGTGTTTTATTTATTGATGAGATTCATACGCTGATTGGAGCAGGCGCGGCTTCTGGTGGCACATTGGATGCAAGCAATTTATTGAAGCCTGCTTTGTCTAATGGCCAGCTGAAATGTATTGGTGCAACCACCTTTACGGAATACCGTGGCATCTTTGAAAAGGATGCAGCTTTATCACGTCGTTTCCAGAAGGTAGATGTTGTAGAGCCAACCGTAGATCAAACAGTACAAATCTTACGCGGCTTAAAGTCTCGCTTTGAAGAGCATCACAGCGTGAAGTATGCGGCTGGCGCTCTAGTCGCTGCTGCAGAACTTTCTGCTCGCTATATCAATGATCGTCATTTGCCAGATAAGGCGATTGACGTCATCGATGAAGCCGGTGCCGCTCAACGTATTTTGCCCAAGTCCAAGCAGAAGAAAACTATTGGTCGCCCAGAGATTGAGGAAATTGTGGCAAAGATTGCGCGCATACCGCCACAATCAGTCACAGTCGATGACCGTAGTAAGTTGCAAACTCTGGATCGTGACATTAAGAGTGTGGTCTTTGGTCAAGATCCTGCAATCGAGGCCTTGGCTAGTGCTATCAAAATGACTCGTGCTGGTCTAGGCAAGATCGATCGTCCTATTGGTTCATTCTTGTTCTCCGGACCAACTGGTGTTGGTAAGACTGAGGTTGCTAAACAGCTTGCCTATATTTTGGGTATTGAGTTGCTCCGTTTTGATATGTCCGAGTACATGGAGCGTCATGCAGTGAGTCGTTTGATTGGCGCGCCTCCAGGTTATGTAGGATTTGATCAGGGCGGTTTACTCACTGAGGCCGTAAATAAGAAACCACATTGCGTGCTCTTGCTTGATGAAATTGAAAAAGCTCACCCAGATATTTTCAATATTCTCTTGCAGGTGATGGATCATGGCACTTTGACGGATAACAATGGCCGTAAGACTGATTTCCGTAACGTGATCATCATCATGACTACTAATGCCGGCGCTGAGGCAATGCAGAAATCAACCATTGGCTTTACCAATGCGCGTGAGTCTGGTGATGAGATGGCTGATATCAAGAAGTTCTTTACGCCAGAGTTCCGCAATCGCTTGGATGCCATTGTTTCCTTCAAAGCTCTTGATGAGTCGATCATCATGCGCGTGGTTGATAAGTTCTTGATGCAGTTAGAGGAGCAACTCCATGAGAAGAAAGTGGATGCAACCTTTAGCCCTGCCTTGCGAGCTCATTTGGCCAAGCATGGCTTCGATCCTTTAATGGGCGCTCGCCCGATGCAGCGCATCATTCAAGACACTGTGCGTAAAGCACTTGCTGATGAGCTACTGTTTGGTAAGTTAGCTCAAGGCGGTCATGTGGATGTTGATATTGATGCTGATGGCAAAGTCCTATTGAACTTTGATGCTCCAGTATTGCCAGGAAAACGTTCTAAAGCTGATGTAGCGCCTGCTGAAGAAATTTAA
- the clpS gene encoding ATP-dependent Clp protease adapter ClpS gives MFLMSRAPKNPTTGNPSNPYVEDTLLLEKQIEQVKAPSMYKVLLMNDDYTPMEFVVMVIQEYFNKDHETATRIMLQVHLVGKGVCGVFTRDVAATKVHQVIELSREAGHPLQCTMEEA, from the coding sequence ATGTTTCTCATGAGTCGCGCTCCCAAAAATCCCACCACTGGCAACCCCAGCAATCCGTACGTTGAAGATACCCTTCTGCTCGAAAAGCAAATTGAGCAAGTTAAGGCGCCTTCGATGTATAAAGTTTTATTAATGAATGACGATTACACGCCAATGGAATTTGTGGTGATGGTGATTCAGGAGTATTTTAATAAGGATCATGAAACAGCTACACGCATCATGTTGCAAGTACATTTAGTTGGCAAGGGTGTTTGCGGAGTATTTACCCGCGATGTTGCCGCTACGAAAGTGCATCAAGTTATCGAACTCTCCCGTGAAGCGGGTCACCCACTACAGTGCACTATGGAGGAAGCATGA
- a CDS encoding cold-shock protein, with protein sequence MATGIVKWFNDAKGFGFIKPDDGEEELFAHFSAITMPGFKTLKENQKVTFDITQGPKGKQATNIQAA encoded by the coding sequence ATGGCGACCGGAATTGTTAAGTGGTTCAATGATGCAAAAGGTTTTGGCTTTATCAAACCTGATGATGGTGAAGAAGAGTTGTTCGCGCATTTCAGCGCAATTACTATGCCTGGGTTCAAAACCCTCAAGGAAAACCAAAAGGTAACGTTTGACATTACCCAAGGCCCTAAAGGCAAGCAAGCTACCAATATCCAAGCGGCTTAA
- a CDS encoding DUF192 domain-containing protein, which translates to MSISISSTSQSLRQVFSTALFLYSTLTLAQVNVGLPTIELKTGIYRIQAELADTPKAREVGLMNRTSMPSNSGMLFIFEQKAGHCFWMNNTKIPLSIAFIADDGKIVNIEEMQAETTNNHCPKAAVRYALEMNKQWFSERVIVPGTVVTGLPRN; encoded by the coding sequence ATGTCTATATCAATCTCCAGTACCTCACAATCATTGCGCCAAGTATTTTCTACTGCGCTCTTTCTTTACTCCACCCTAACGCTCGCCCAGGTTAACGTCGGTCTACCCACCATTGAATTAAAGACGGGCATCTACCGTATTCAGGCTGAGCTTGCCGATACACCAAAGGCTAGAGAGGTTGGTCTCATGAACCGCACCAGCATGCCAAGCAATTCTGGAATGTTATTTATATTCGAACAAAAAGCTGGTCACTGCTTTTGGATGAATAACACTAAGATTCCACTCTCGATTGCGTTCATTGCGGATGATGGCAAGATTGTGAACATTGAAGAGATGCAGGCTGAAACCACCAATAACCACTGCCCTAAAGCAGCCGTGCGTTATGCGTTGGAGATGAATAAGCAGTGGTTCTCTGAGCGTGTGATCGTCCCAGGGACAGTTGTTACGGGTTTGCCGAGAAATTAA
- a CDS encoding pyrimidine/purine nucleoside phosphorylase, translated as MQFDQVSVGKKANIFFDGKCVSHTVTLPNGVRKSVGVVLPSTLRFDLSTSEIMEVVDGNAFVSINGAPEQEFKAGQSWEVEKGGYFIIRAEQPVHYVCHFE; from the coding sequence ATGCAATTTGATCAAGTTTCCGTAGGCAAGAAGGCCAATATATTTTTTGATGGCAAGTGTGTTTCTCATACTGTGACCTTGCCTAATGGCGTGCGTAAGTCAGTCGGTGTGGTACTGCCAAGCACCTTGCGTTTTGACTTAAGCACTAGCGAGATTATGGAAGTGGTTGATGGCAATGCTTTCGTCAGCATCAATGGTGCCCCTGAGCAAGAGTTCAAGGCCGGTCAAAGCTGGGAAGTGGAAAAGGGTGGTTATTTCATTATTCGTGCTGAGCAACCAGTGCACTACGTTTGCCATTTTGAATAA
- a CDS encoding argininosuccinate synthase: MSDIKKVVLAYSGGLDTSVILKWLQDTYGCEIVTFTADLGQGEELEPARAKALQFGIKPENIFIDDLREEFVRDFVFPMFRANTIYEGEYLLGTSIARPLIAKRQIEIARLTGADSVSHGATGKGNDQVRFELGYYALEPGIKVIAPWREWDLLSREKLMAYAEKHGIPVEMKHKQGGSPYSMDANLLHISYEGRHLENPNAEAEESMWRWTVSPEKAPDAPEIIEIEFKAGDPVAIDGKAYKPHELLAELNRLGGKHGIGRLDLVENRFVGMKSRGCYETPGGTILLKAHRGIESITLDREVAHLKDDLMPRYASLIYNGLWWAPERLALQTLIDHTQQAVNGVVRLKLYKGSVSVISRDSANTLFDQNIATFDDDGGAYNQADAGGFIKLNALRMRIAETARRKRAKK; encoded by the coding sequence ATGTCCGATATTAAAAAAGTAGTCTTAGCATATTCCGGCGGTCTAGATACCAGCGTGATCTTGAAGTGGCTGCAAGATACTTATGGCTGCGAGATCGTGACTTTTACCGCTGACTTAGGTCAGGGCGAAGAGCTGGAACCAGCACGTGCTAAGGCTTTGCAATTTGGCATCAAGCCTGAAAACATTTTTATTGATGACTTGCGCGAAGAGTTTGTTCGTGACTTTGTGTTCCCAATGTTCCGTGCGAATACGATTTATGAGGGCGAGTATTTATTGGGCACCTCTATTGCGCGGCCATTAATCGCTAAGCGCCAAATTGAAATTGCTCGCTTAACTGGTGCTGACTCTGTATCGCATGGCGCGACCGGCAAAGGGAATGACCAAGTTCGCTTTGAATTAGGTTACTACGCCCTTGAACCGGGAATCAAGGTAATTGCTCCTTGGCGTGAATGGGATCTTCTTTCACGTGAGAAGTTGATGGCTTACGCAGAAAAGCATGGCATTCCGGTTGAGATGAAGCATAAGCAAGGCGGTTCACCGTACTCAATGGACGCGAACCTCTTGCACATTAGCTATGAAGGTCGTCACCTTGAGAATCCAAACGCAGAGGCAGAAGAGTCTATGTGGCGTTGGACCGTTTCTCCTGAAAAGGCCCCAGATGCCCCAGAAATTATCGAAATCGAATTCAAGGCTGGCGACCCAGTAGCAATTGATGGCAAAGCCTATAAGCCACACGAGTTGTTAGCTGAATTAAATCGTCTTGGTGGCAAACATGGCATTGGTCGCCTCGACTTAGTGGAAAACCGCTTTGTTGGCATGAAGAGCCGTGGCTGTTATGAAACGCCTGGCGGCACCATTCTTCTAAAGGCTCATCGTGGTATCGAAAGTATCACCTTGGACCGTGAAGTAGCCCACTTAAAGGATGATTTGATGCCTCGTTATGCAAGCTTGATCTACAACGGTTTGTGGTGGGCGCCAGAGCGTCTCGCACTCCAAACCTTGATTGACCATACGCAGCAGGCTGTTAACGGCGTTGTTCGCCTCAAACTCTACAAAGGTTCCGTCTCTGTGATTTCACGTGACTCTGCCAATACTTTGTTTGATCAAAATATTGCAACCTTTGATGATGATGGTGGCGCATACAACCAAGCGGATGCTGGCGGCTTCATTAAGCTCAATGCATTACGTATGCGTATTGCCGAAACAGCTAGACGTAAGCGCGCCAAGAAATAA